One window of Thermoanaerobacter uzonensis DSM 18761 genomic DNA carries:
- a CDS encoding YkuS family protein: MGKRIAVESQLSNIKEYLKQKGYEVVELKETLSEKSNLNVYDAIVITGQSRNMLGIDDILSKVPVIDATGMTPFDVEESIKRL; the protein is encoded by the coding sequence ATGGGGAAAAGAATAGCAGTAGAAAGTCAGCTTTCCAATATTAAAGAGTATTTAAAGCAAAAAGGATATGAAGTTGTAGAATTAAAAGAAACTCTTTCAGAAAAAAGCAATTTAAATGTCTATGATGCCATAGTTATAACAGGGCAAAGTAGAAATATGCTAGGCATAGATGATATTTTGTCAAAAGTTCCGGTGATAGATGCAACAGGAATGACTCCTTTTGATGTAGAGGAAAGTATAAAAAGATTATAA
- a CDS encoding bactofilin family protein: MFQKREQIVEVNPDKIDTVIGKNSTFEGTIKSEGTLRIDGNFTGQIETKGNIVIGESAKIEANITADNIIVSGEVKGNIFAKGQLQLTSTGKLYGDIEVQNLIIEEGAIFEGKSKMTKSSPSDFNKKDEQTK; this comes from the coding sequence ATGTTTCAAAAAAGAGAACAGATTGTAGAAGTTAATCCTGACAAAATTGACACTGTCATAGGAAAAAATTCAACTTTTGAAGGTACAATTAAATCAGAAGGCACTCTACGGATAGATGGTAATTTTACAGGTCAAATAGAAACAAAAGGCAACATTGTAATAGGTGAGTCAGCAAAAATAGAAGCTAATATAACAGCTGATAATATAATTGTTTCAGGCGAAGTAAAGGGAAACATATTTGCAAAAGGTCAATTACAACTTACTTCTACTGGAAAACTTTATGGAGATATAGAAGTTCAAAATTTGATAATTGAAGAGGGAGCTATTTTTGAAGGAAAGTCTAAAATGACAAAGTCTTCTCCTTCAGATTTTAACAAAAAAGATGAACAAACAAAATAA
- a CDS encoding M23 family metallopeptidase, with product MKKKKKKYLNIMIIPDSNQQIKSFKISIPLIKTVAIVAFSIIMAATASLVYFGKTTTYLYTMIAEKDKKIEQLTSVKEEQDKKIATLDKNAQLVSERIKGLNELEEKVRRMVGLSTPATSRGSVSRNGRSDANISYDNETTAELISQIDQKTQSLQDLISKVAARLDYLNSIPSAYPVYGTITSPFGMRKSPFGYGSEFHPGIDISVPVGTPVKAAGKGVVTYAGWLTGYGNAVIIDHGYGIESVYGHNSEILVKVGQSVKRGDIIAKSGNTGRSTGPHVHFEVRVNGNPIDPMKYLAKGN from the coding sequence ATGAAAAAGAAAAAAAAGAAATACCTCAATATTATGATTATTCCTGATTCAAATCAACAAATCAAAAGCTTTAAAATCTCTATTCCCCTTATAAAAACAGTAGCAATAGTGGCTTTTTCAATAATTATGGCTGCTACAGCTTCTTTAGTCTATTTTGGCAAAACAACCACTTACCTATACACTATGATAGCAGAAAAAGATAAAAAAATCGAACAACTAACCTCCGTTAAAGAAGAACAAGACAAAAAAATAGCTACGTTAGATAAAAATGCTCAACTGGTCAGTGAAAGAATTAAAGGCTTAAACGAATTAGAAGAAAAAGTAAGGCGCATGGTTGGATTATCAACTCCTGCTACAAGCCGTGGCAGTGTGTCAAGAAACGGTAGATCCGATGCTAACATTTCCTATGATAATGAAACGACTGCCGAGCTTATTTCACAAATAGATCAAAAAACACAAAGTTTACAAGACCTTATTTCAAAAGTAGCAGCCCGACTTGATTATTTGAATTCAATACCCAGTGCTTATCCAGTATATGGCACAATAACTTCTCCTTTTGGAATGAGAAAGTCTCCTTTTGGATATGGAAGTGAATTTCACCCTGGAATTGACATATCTGTACCTGTAGGAACTCCAGTAAAAGCCGCTGGAAAAGGTGTGGTTACATATGCAGGATGGTTAACAGGATATGGTAATGCAGTAATCATAGACCATGGTTATGGAATTGAGTCTGTATATGGCCATAATTCTGAAATACTTGTCAAAGTAGGTCAAAGCGTAAAAAGGGGCGATATAATAGCAAAATCGGGAAATACCGGAAGAAGCACCGGACCTCATGTTCACTTCGAAGTTAGAGTAAATGGTAATCCTATAGATCCAATGAAATATCTTGCAAAGGGGAATTGA
- the hutH gene encoding histidine ammonia-lyase gives MGKVIIDGNNLTIEDVVHVVRDGYRVELSNIAEERVLHSRKIVEKYVNDEKVVYGITTGFGKFSDIVISKEDTEILQKNLIMSHSCGVGEPLPEEVVRAIMLLRVNALAKGFSGISLETLNTLIEMLNKGVTPIIPEKGSLGASGDLAPLAHMVLVMIGKGEALYKGERMTGEKAMKEAGISPVVLSSKEGLALINGTQVMSAIGCLNVYYAKRLIKSADAVSSITLEALRGIIDAFDDRVQMVRPHRGQMITAKNIRKMCEGSTLITRQGEIRVQDAYTLRCIPQVHGAIRDAIEYAEEVLIREINSATDNPLIFPDDGEVISGGNFHGEPIALAMDFLGIAVSEIANISERRIERLVNYQLNDLPPFLTEKGGLNSGMMIAQYTAASLVSENKVLAHPASVDSIPSSANQEDHVSMGTIAARKAMEIIENATMVIAIELMAALQALEFRKGFKKGKGSEVIYDLVRKYVKPLEEDRELYIDINACFDIIKSGKVLEVLEKEGIILE, from the coding sequence ATGGGAAAGGTCATAATAGATGGTAATAATCTTACAATAGAAGATGTAGTGCACGTAGTAAGAGATGGCTATAGAGTAGAACTTAGCAATATTGCTGAAGAGAGAGTACTTCATTCTAGAAAAATAGTAGAAAAATATGTAAATGATGAAAAGGTAGTTTATGGAATCACGACGGGTTTTGGGAAATTTAGCGATATCGTAATTTCTAAAGAAGATACAGAAATTTTGCAAAAGAATTTGATTATGAGCCATTCTTGTGGAGTAGGAGAACCATTACCAGAAGAAGTAGTAAGAGCAATTATGCTTTTGAGGGTAAATGCTCTTGCAAAAGGTTTTTCAGGAATAAGTCTTGAAACTTTAAACACGTTGATTGAAATGTTAAATAAAGGAGTAACTCCTATTATACCTGAAAAAGGATCTTTAGGAGCAAGCGGAGACCTTGCACCTTTAGCTCACATGGTTCTTGTGATGATAGGAAAAGGTGAAGCTTTATACAAAGGTGAGAGAATGACTGGAGAAAAAGCAATGAAAGAGGCAGGGATTAGTCCAGTTGTTTTGAGTTCAAAAGAAGGTTTAGCATTGATAAATGGTACTCAAGTTATGTCAGCAATAGGATGCTTAAATGTATATTATGCTAAAAGACTTATAAAATCTGCTGATGCTGTATCTTCCATTACTTTAGAAGCTTTAAGAGGAATAATTGATGCTTTTGATGATAGAGTCCAAATGGTGAGGCCTCATAGAGGTCAGATGATCACTGCTAAAAATATAAGAAAAATGTGTGAAGGAAGTACTCTAATAACGAGGCAGGGAGAAATACGGGTTCAGGATGCTTATACCCTAAGGTGCATTCCACAAGTTCATGGAGCTATAAGGGATGCTATTGAATATGCGGAAGAAGTACTCATAAGGGAAATAAATTCTGCTACAGATAATCCTTTAATTTTTCCTGACGATGGTGAAGTAATATCTGGTGGTAACTTCCACGGTGAACCTATTGCATTAGCTATGGATTTTTTAGGTATTGCAGTTTCTGAAATTGCTAATATTTCTGAAAGAAGGATTGAAAGGCTTGTAAATTATCAATTAAACGACCTTCCTCCTTTTTTGACTGAAAAAGGGGGACTAAATTCTGGTATGATGATAGCTCAATACACAGCAGCTTCTTTAGTCTCAGAAAATAAGGTTTTGGCGCATCCAGCTTCTGTTGATTCTATACCATCTTCTGCAAATCAAGAAGACCATGTGAGTATGGGCACTATTGCTGCGAGAAAGGCAATGGAAATAATAGAAAACGCTACAATGGTTATAGCAATAGAGCTTATGGCAGCTTTGCAGGCACTGGAGTTTAGGAAAGGTTTTAAAAAAGGGAAAGGATCAGAAGTAATATATGATTTAGTAAGAAAATACGTTAAGCCGTTGGAAGAAGATAGGGAGCTTTATATTGACATAAATGCCTGTTTTGATATTATAAAATCAGGTAAAGTATTAGAGGTCCTTGAAAAAGAAGGTATAATATTAGAATAA